Proteins encoded by one window of Streptomyces sp. ALI-76-A:
- a CDS encoding DUF58 domain-containing protein: MTVAGTGHAEADPGDKGAVRTALAGLTTRGRSFLAAGIAAAICAYVLGQSDLLRVGLLLAALPLLCATVLFRTRYRVAGSRRLSPARVPAGSEARVHLRMDNVSRLPTGLLMLQDRVPYVLGPRPRFVLDRVEPGGRREVSYRVRSDLRGRYPLGPLQLRLTDPFGMCELTRSFSTYDTLTVIPRVEPLSPVRLSGEAKGYGEGRQRSLALAGEDDVIPRGYRYGDDLRRVHWRSTARYGELMVRREEQPQRARCTVLLDTRGLAFQGAGPDSAFEWAVSATASALVHMLERGFSVRLLTDTGNSVPSENADGFAGASQETADAAGMMMDTLAVIDHSDGAGLSRAYDVLRGGNEGLLVAFFGDLDEEQAAIAARMRQRGGGAVAFLLDGDSWAREPSDVPGPLHKGEERLRMLREAGWTALSVPRGASLEDLWRQAERERSGVGAPGGGEGWS; encoded by the coding sequence ATGACCGTCGCGGGGACGGGGCACGCGGAGGCCGACCCGGGCGACAAGGGCGCCGTCCGCACGGCCCTGGCCGGCCTCACCACCCGCGGCCGCTCCTTCCTGGCGGCGGGCATCGCCGCGGCCATCTGCGCGTACGTCCTCGGGCAGAGCGACCTGCTGCGGGTCGGTCTGCTGCTGGCCGCGCTGCCCCTGCTCTGCGCGACCGTGCTCTTCCGCACCCGATACCGGGTGGCGGGCAGTCGCCGGCTCTCCCCCGCGCGCGTGCCGGCCGGCAGCGAGGCCCGCGTCCACCTGCGGATGGACAACGTCTCGCGGCTGCCCACCGGTCTGCTGATGCTCCAGGACCGGGTGCCGTACGTCCTGGGACCGCGTCCGCGGTTCGTGCTCGACCGGGTGGAGCCGGGCGGCCGCCGCGAGGTGTCCTACCGCGTCCGCTCGGATCTGCGCGGCCGCTATCCTCTGGGCCCCTTGCAGCTGCGCCTGACCGACCCGTTCGGCATGTGCGAACTGACCCGGTCCTTCTCGACGTACGACACCCTGACGGTGATCCCGCGCGTGGAGCCGCTGTCGCCGGTGCGCCTCAGCGGTGAGGCGAAGGGGTACGGCGAGGGACGGCAGCGCTCGCTGGCGCTGGCCGGCGAGGACGACGTGATCCCGCGCGGGTACCGCTACGGCGACGACCTGCGCCGAGTCCACTGGCGCTCCACCGCGCGCTACGGCGAGCTGATGGTGCGCCGCGAGGAGCAGCCGCAGCGCGCCCGCTGCACGGTGCTGCTCGACACCCGGGGCCTCGCCTTCCAGGGCGCGGGCCCCGACTCGGCCTTCGAATGGGCCGTGTCGGCGACCGCGTCGGCCCTGGTCCACATGCTCGAACGGGGCTTCTCGGTCCGGCTGCTGACGGACACCGGCAACTCGGTGCCCAGCGAGAACGCCGACGGGTTCGCGGGCGCGAGCCAGGAGACGGCGGACGCGGCCGGAATGATGATGGACACCCTCGCGGTGATCGACCACTCGGACGGCGCGGGCCTGTCCCGGGCCTACGACGTGCTGCGCGGCGGCAACGAGGGACTGCTGGTGGCCTTCTTCGGCGACCTCGACGAGGAACAGGCCGCGATCGCCGCGAGGATGCGGCAGCGCGGCGGCGGAGCGGTCGCCTTCCTGCTGGACGGTGACAGCTGGGCGCGGGAACCGAGCGATGTGCCCGGCCCGTTGCACAAGGGCGAGGAGCGGCTGCGGATGCTGCGCGAGGCGGGCTGGACGGCGCTGAGCGTGCCGCGGGGCGCCTCGCTGGAGGACCTGTGGCGGCAGGCCGAGCGGGAGCGCAGCGGCGTCGGTGCACCGGGCGGCGGGGAGGGATGGTCATGA
- a CDS encoding DUF3488 and transglutaminase-like domain-containing protein, which produces MSGRVRLTLCAWAATLMAACTLLPLVEPATWILQAAFLLAVQSGVGAAARRVPLARPLTVAAQALVTLILLTLTFAREQAFVGLVPGPDAFLRFADLLEQGSDDIARYAIPAPLEADGIRLMLIGGVLIIGLAVDTLAVTFRSAAPAGLPLLALYSVAAGLADGGADWLWFLVAAAGYLLLLLAEGRERLSQWGRVFGGTAHASSEDSGAVAPVRSGRRIGVVALGVALVVPLALPSMNGGLLDGTGAGVGSGTGNGGTISAVNPLVSLRDSLNVDENRQVLSLRPGSEADISNLYLRIVSLDDFDGTTWKPSKRSITAVPRGDFPTPIGLGPDINRTTFDTTVSAAGWYAQDWLPMPYPPSRVRIDGNWRYEPEGMTLVGDHGQNTRGVTYTVRSLDVQPTAEQLASAPTPPEALTREYTDLPDSLPPVVADTARQVTAGTADPYEQAVALQDYFAVTGGFEYDTSVQVGSGSQAIARFLRNKQGFCVHFSFAMAAMARSLGIPARVAVGFAPGTPQVDGTVSVGLKDAHAWPELYFEGVGWTRFEPTPNRGTVPSYTVPDAAGSTLPDPSVPSESASTAPSAAPSASETCTPEQRKLDGCASESPAAALGSDTDDPWWAVAGPWWYVKLLGWILAGLAVLAIPLAPMLWRLRARAVRLGGHGRGEADAAPATLAAWQELADSAWDFGIAPDESQTPRKAAARIVRLGHLDPVAAASVHRVADAVEQVLYAPRPRLTAGLADDVHRVVGAFRSTVSRGTRVRAVVAPRSTVRVAWALAEWWTGLTARAAAARPTLRKPSGQGS; this is translated from the coding sequence ATGAGCGGGCGGGTACGACTGACGCTGTGCGCCTGGGCGGCCACGCTGATGGCCGCGTGCACCCTGCTGCCGCTGGTCGAGCCGGCCACCTGGATCCTGCAGGCCGCCTTCCTGCTGGCGGTGCAGTCGGGCGTGGGCGCGGCGGCCCGGCGGGTACCGCTGGCCCGGCCGCTGACCGTGGCCGCACAGGCCCTGGTCACCCTGATACTGCTGACGCTGACCTTCGCCCGCGAGCAGGCGTTCGTCGGGCTGGTCCCCGGTCCGGACGCCTTCCTGCGCTTCGCCGACCTGCTCGAACAGGGTTCCGACGACATCGCGCGGTACGCGATCCCGGCGCCGCTGGAGGCCGACGGCATCCGGCTGATGCTCATCGGCGGCGTGCTGATCATCGGCCTCGCGGTGGACACCCTTGCGGTGACCTTCCGCAGCGCGGCCCCGGCCGGTCTGCCGCTGCTCGCGCTGTACTCCGTCGCGGCCGGGCTGGCCGACGGCGGCGCCGACTGGCTGTGGTTCCTGGTGGCGGCGGCGGGCTATCTGCTGCTGCTCCTGGCCGAGGGGCGGGAGCGGCTGTCGCAGTGGGGCCGGGTCTTCGGCGGGACGGCGCACGCTTCCAGCGAGGACTCCGGTGCGGTGGCCCCGGTCCGCAGCGGACGGCGCATCGGCGTGGTCGCGCTGGGCGTCGCCCTCGTGGTGCCGCTCGCCCTGCCCTCGATGAACGGCGGCCTGCTGGACGGCACGGGCGCGGGCGTCGGCTCCGGCACCGGGAACGGCGGCACGATCTCCGCGGTCAACCCGCTGGTGTCCCTGCGCGACAGTCTGAACGTGGACGAGAACCGCCAGGTCCTGTCCCTCAGGCCCGGCTCCGAGGCGGACATCTCCAACCTCTACCTGCGGATCGTGTCCCTGGACGACTTCGACGGCACCACCTGGAAGCCGTCCAAGCGGTCCATCACCGCGGTCCCCCGGGGCGACTTCCCGACCCCCATCGGCCTCGGCCCCGACATCAACCGCACGACGTTCGACACGACCGTCTCGGCGGCCGGCTGGTACGCCCAGGACTGGCTGCCGATGCCGTACCCGCCCAGCAGAGTGCGGATCGACGGCAACTGGCGCTACGAGCCCGAGGGCATGACCCTCGTCGGCGACCACGGCCAGAACACCCGTGGTGTGACGTACACCGTGCGGAGCCTGGACGTGCAGCCGACGGCCGAGCAGCTCGCCTCCGCACCGACCCCGCCCGAGGCACTGACCCGCGAGTACACCGACCTGCCGGACTCACTGCCGCCGGTGGTGGCCGACACCGCCCGCCAGGTCACCGCGGGGACGGCGGACCCGTACGAACAGGCGGTCGCGCTCCAGGACTACTTCGCCGTGACCGGTGGCTTCGAGTACGACACCTCGGTGCAGGTGGGCAGCGGTTCGCAGGCGATCGCCCGGTTCCTGCGGAACAAGCAGGGCTTCTGCGTCCACTTCTCCTTCGCGATGGCGGCGATGGCCCGCTCCCTGGGCATACCGGCCCGGGTCGCGGTGGGCTTCGCGCCCGGCACCCCGCAGGTGGACGGGACGGTGTCGGTGGGGCTGAAGGACGCCCATGCCTGGCCCGAGCTGTACTTCGAGGGCGTGGGCTGGACCCGCTTCGAGCCGACTCCGAACCGGGGCACCGTGCCGTCGTACACCGTGCCGGACGCGGCCGGCAGCACGCTCCCGGACCCGTCGGTGCCGTCCGAGTCGGCGAGCACCGCACCGTCGGCCGCGCCCTCGGCGAGCGAGACCTGCACGCCGGAGCAGCGGAAGCTGGACGGTTGCGCGAGCGAGTCCCCGGCAGCGGCGCTGGGCAGTGACACCGACGATCCGTGGTGGGCGGTGGCGGGCCCCTGGTGGTACGTCAAGCTCCTGGGCTGGATCCTCGCCGGACTCGCCGTCCTGGCGATCCCTCTGGCACCGATGCTGTGGCGGCTGCGGGCCCGTGCCGTGCGGCTGGGCGGGCACGGCCGCGGCGAGGCGGACGCGGCGCCGGCCACCCTGGCGGCCTGGCAGGAGCTGGCCGACTCGGCGTGGGACTTCGGGATCGCGCCGGACGAGTCGCAGACCCCGCGCAAGGCGGCCGCCCGGATCGTCCGGCTCGGACATCTCGACCCGGTGGCGGCGGCTTCGGTGCACCGGGTGGCGGACGCCGTGGAACAGGTGCTCTACGCGCCCCGGCCACGTCTCACGGCGGGTCTCGCGGACGACGTCCACCGGGTCGTGGGCGCGTTCCGGAGCACGGTCAGCAGGGGGACCAGGGTCCGCGCGGTGGTCGCCCCGCGTTCCACCGTGCGAGTGGCGTGGGCGCTGGCGGAGTGGTGGACCGGCCTCACGGCCCGTGCGGCCGCGGCCCGGCCGACGCTGCGCAAGCCGTCGGGTCAGGGGAGCTGA
- a CDS encoding DUF3040 domain-containing protein codes for MPLSEHEQRMLEQMERALYAEDPKFASALEGSGLRTYTRRRVYQAVAGFLVGIALLMAGMVAKQVWLSVVGFLVMLGCAVLAVTGWRKAPKPGEQPAGGPQAPRQGRQRRSMMDRIEQRWQRRRDEQGH; via the coding sequence GTGCCGCTCTCGGAGCACGAGCAGCGAATGCTCGAGCAGATGGAGCGAGCGCTGTACGCCGAAGATCCCAAGTTCGCGTCGGCGCTCGAGGGAAGCGGGCTGCGTACGTACACCCGGCGGCGGGTCTACCAGGCGGTCGCGGGCTTCCTCGTGGGCATCGCGCTCCTCATGGCAGGTATGGTCGCCAAGCAGGTGTGGCTCAGCGTGGTGGGCTTCCTGGTCATGCTGGGATGTGCGGTGCTCGCGGTGACCGGCTGGCGCAAGGCCCCCAAGCCGGGTGAACAGCCCGCCGGTGGCCCACAGGCACCCCGCCAGGGACGGCAGCGGCGCTCCATGATGGACCGGATCGAGCAGCGCTGGCAGCGGCGCCGCGACGAACAGGGCCATTAG
- a CDS encoding methyltransferase produces MSDPMRPPASPRRPHATSLRSDPSRPRASLRTAVVWEVLQDAVDRRTKATGRESLDILDTGGGSGNFAVPVARLGHRVTVVDPSPNALFALERRAAEAGVADRVRGVQGDTHGLFDVVERGGFDVVLCHGVLEYVDDPVEGVRNVVAALRAEGVLSLLAAGLGGAVLARALAGHFTEAMQALDDPNGRWGSGDPVPHRFTAEQLTGLVEGAGLRVGAVHGVRVFADLVPGVLVDTEPGALEALLKLEEAAAELPAFHSVATQLHVLGETRGDGEA; encoded by the coding sequence GTGTCGGATCCGATGCGCCCGCCCGCCTCCCCCCGCCGCCCTCACGCGACGTCGCTACGCTCCGACCCCTCCCGGCCCCGCGCCTCTCTCCGTACGGCCGTGGTCTGGGAGGTCCTCCAGGACGCCGTGGACCGCCGGACCAAGGCGACCGGCCGGGAGTCGCTGGACATCCTCGACACCGGGGGCGGCAGCGGCAACTTCGCGGTGCCCGTCGCCCGGCTCGGCCACCGGGTCACCGTCGTCGACCCCAGTCCGAACGCGCTGTTCGCCCTGGAGCGCCGCGCCGCCGAGGCCGGAGTCGCCGACCGGGTGCGGGGCGTGCAGGGCGACACCCACGGCCTGTTCGACGTGGTCGAACGCGGCGGCTTCGACGTCGTGCTGTGCCACGGAGTCCTGGAGTACGTGGACGACCCCGTCGAGGGCGTCCGCAATGTGGTGGCCGCGCTGCGGGCCGAGGGCGTCCTCAGTCTGCTCGCCGCGGGCCTGGGCGGCGCCGTGCTCGCCCGTGCCCTCGCGGGCCATTTCACTGAGGCCATGCAGGCCCTCGACGACCCGAACGGCCGCTGGGGCTCCGGCGACCCCGTACCGCACCGCTTCACCGCCGAGCAGCTCACCGGGCTGGTCGAGGGCGCCGGCCTGCGGGTCGGCGCGGTGCACGGCGTACGGGTCTTCGCCGACCTGGTCCCCGGCGTTCTGGTGGACACCGAGCCCGGAGCCCTGGAAGCCCTGCTGAAGCTGGAGGAAGCGGCGGCCGAGCTGCCCGCGTTCCATTCGGTGGCCACCCAGCTGCATGTGCTGGGTGAGACCCGGGGGGACGGCGAGGCCTGA
- a CDS encoding SAV_6107 family HEPN domain-containing protein, translated as MANHHAAAARRRRATGPAPSLTGPASDVHPVLRRATAPPAALDLLAQARAGLDEAAALETSNERYATAHLAALRTAAAVLAARGRPEATPRRRARIRSAWEVLPEIAPELAEWSALFASGARRRARAEAGIQGAASRRDADDLIRDVAMFLRLVERMLVLQPVLPQPRQDMDQPEDRGSADRDFPDAG; from the coding sequence ATGGCCAACCACCACGCAGCAGCCGCCCGTCGGCGCCGCGCGACCGGCCCTGCCCCCTCACTGACCGGTCCGGCGAGCGACGTGCACCCCGTGCTCCGCCGGGCGACAGCCCCGCCCGCCGCCCTCGACCTGCTCGCCCAGGCCCGCGCCGGACTGGACGAGGCCGCCGCCCTGGAGACGTCGAACGAGCGCTACGCGACAGCCCACCTCGCCGCCCTGCGCACCGCCGCCGCCGTGCTCGCCGCCCGCGGGCGCCCGGAGGCCACGCCGCGCCGCCGGGCCCGGATCCGGAGCGCCTGGGAAGTGCTCCCCGAGATCGCGCCCGAGCTCGCCGAGTGGAGCGCGCTGTTCGCCTCCGGAGCCCGGCGCCGTGCCCGGGCCGAGGCGGGCATCCAGGGCGCGGCCAGCCGTCGGGACGCCGACGACCTGATACGCGACGTGGCGATGTTCCTGCGCCTCGTCGAGCGCATGCTGGTGCTCCAGCCGGTCCTGCCCCAGCCACGTCAGGACATGGACCAGCCGGAGGACCGGGGCTCCGCCGACCGCGACTTCCCGGACGCGGGATGA
- a CDS encoding ATP-binding cassette domain-containing protein, whose translation MGGVGITAEGLGVRGPRGWAFRGVDLTAEPGALIAVEGPSGSGRTCLLLALTGRMKATEGTATVGEARLPKQSAAVRRVSALAHVTGVTDLDPALTVGEHLRERALLQRRFGGALRGLLRPRAERAAEARLRIGAALTAAGLDPEALPKGARTAVRDLERLEALRLSVALALIGRPSLLGVDDADLKLSEAERAEVWALLRSLTETGTTVVAVCGEAPEDTVRVATRQPRESEQPQDDQGEERADALAGTGRA comes from the coding sequence ATGGGCGGAGTCGGAATCACCGCCGAGGGTCTCGGGGTGAGGGGCCCGCGCGGCTGGGCGTTCCGCGGCGTCGACCTCACCGCGGAACCCGGGGCGCTGATCGCCGTGGAAGGGCCCTCGGGCTCCGGCCGTACGTGTCTGCTGCTCGCCCTCACCGGGCGGATGAAGGCGACGGAGGGCACCGCGACCGTGGGGGAAGCACGGTTGCCGAAGCAGTCGGCGGCGGTACGGCGCGTCAGCGCCCTGGCCCATGTCACCGGGGTGACGGACCTCGACCCGGCCCTGACCGTCGGGGAGCACCTGCGCGAACGGGCGCTCCTGCAACGGCGGTTCGGGGGCGCGCTGCGCGGCCTGCTGCGGCCGCGTGCCGAACGGGCGGCCGAGGCGAGGCTCCGCATCGGCGCCGCGCTGACCGCCGCCGGCCTCGATCCGGAGGCGCTGCCCAAGGGCGCGCGGACCGCCGTACGCGATCTGGAGCGGCTGGAGGCGCTGCGCCTGTCGGTCGCGCTGGCACTGATCGGGCGCCCGAGCCTGCTGGGCGTCGACGACGCCGACCTGAAGCTGTCCGAGGCCGAGCGGGCCGAGGTGTGGGCACTGCTCCGGTCTCTCACGGAGACCGGGACGACGGTCGTGGCCGTGTGCGGCGAGGCACCCGAGGACACCGTGCGGGTCGCCACCAGGCAGCCCCGGGAGAGCGAACAGCCGCAGGACGACCAAGGGGAGGAGAGGGCCGATGCGCTCGCCGGGACTGGCCGCGCTTGA